From a region of the Nonlabens sp. Hel1_33_55 genome:
- the lysA gene encoding diaminopimelate decarboxylase translates to MNAQDLLNVAQEHGSPVYVYDADTMVSQYERLTSAFAKVENLRIHYAVKALSNISILKLFKQLGAGLDTVSSQEVQLGLAAGVDPSKIIYTPNGVSLEEIEKVAGMGVQINIDNLSILEQFGAKHPKVPVCVRINPHVMAGGNANISVGHIDSKFGISIHQIPHLLRIVENTGMTVNGVHMHTGSDILDIGVFLYATEILFETAAKFKDLEFIDFGSGFKVPYKEGDVSTDIEELGEQLSGRFNDFCKSYGKDIALAFEPGKFLVSQAGHFLAQVNVIKQTTSTVFAGVDSGFNHLIRPMLYGSYHGIKNISNPEGKNRFYSVVGYICETDTFAQNRQISEIGEGDILAFSNAGAYCYSMASNYNSRYRPAEVLWHNGTAHLIRERETMDDILRNQVEVELEIGAEAVEA, encoded by the coding sequence ATGAATGCACAAGATCTATTAAATGTAGCGCAGGAGCACGGTAGTCCTGTCTATGTTTACGATGCAGACACGATGGTGTCGCAGTATGAACGTTTGACGTCCGCTTTCGCGAAAGTGGAAAACCTTAGAATTCACTACGCTGTAAAGGCGTTGTCAAACATTTCTATCTTGAAGCTTTTTAAACAGTTAGGCGCCGGACTCGATACCGTGAGTTCACAGGAAGTGCAGTTGGGTCTTGCTGCTGGCGTGGATCCATCAAAAATTATCTACACACCAAACGGTGTTTCACTCGAGGAAATTGAGAAAGTCGCCGGTATGGGCGTGCAGATCAATATTGACAATTTATCTATTCTGGAACAATTTGGTGCGAAGCATCCCAAGGTTCCTGTTTGTGTGCGTATCAACCCGCACGTGATGGCTGGTGGTAATGCTAATATTAGTGTAGGTCACATCGATTCTAAGTTTGGTATTTCCATACATCAGATTCCGCATTTGTTGCGTATTGTGGAAAATACTGGGATGACCGTGAATGGTGTGCATATGCATACGGGTAGCGATATTCTGGACATAGGCGTATTCTTATATGCGACGGAAATCCTTTTTGAAACGGCAGCGAAATTTAAGGATCTGGAATTCATCGATTTTGGCTCTGGATTTAAAGTACCTTACAAAGAAGGTGATGTGTCGACGGACATTGAGGAACTGGGCGAGCAATTGTCTGGTAGGTTCAATGATTTCTGCAAATCGTACGGCAAAGATATTGCGCTTGCTTTTGAGCCAGGTAAGTTTTTGGTTTCGCAGGCTGGACATTTCTTAGCTCAAGTGAATGTGATCAAGCAGACGACGAGCACGGTTTTCGCTGGTGTGGATTCTGGTTTCAATCACTTGATCAGACCTATGTTGTACGGTTCCTACCACGGCATTAAAAATATTTCCAATCCAGAAGGTAAAAACCGATTCTACAGCGTGGTTGGATACATATGTGAAACGGACACGTTTGCACAAAACCGACAAATAAGCGAGATCGGCGAAGGCGATATCCTTGCTTTCTCAAACGCTGGTGCCTACTGCTATTCTATGGCAAGTAATTACAACAGCCGATACAGACCTGCAGAGGTACTATGGCACAACGGCACCGCACACTTGATAAGGGAGCGTGAAACGATGGATGATATCTTAAGAAATCAGGTTGAAGTTGAGTTGGAGATTGGTGCTGAAGCTGTAGAAGCCTAA
- the sucC gene encoding ADP-forming succinate--CoA ligase subunit beta, which produces MNLHEYQGKEILASYGVTIQRGKIATTPEEAVQAAKELTEETGTGWHVIKAQVHAGGRGKGGGVKLAKSLDDVKKISGEIIGMDLVTPQTSAEGKRVHQVLIAEDVYEPGEVEVEEFYMSVLLDRAQGKNMIMYSTEGGMDIETVAEETPHLIFTEVIDPAHGLQGFQARRIAFNLGLSGKAFKEMTKFVSKLYNAYVGSDSALFEINPVLKASDERIIAVDCKITLDENALFRHKDLEAMRDIREENPTEVEAREVRLNYVDLDGNVGCMVNGAGLAMATMDLIKQSGGEPANFLDVGGTADAKRVEEAFKIILKDKGVKAILVNIFGGIVRCDRVAQGIIDAKKSMGDAMNVPLIVRLQGTNAEIAKELIDNSGMDVQSAIEFKEAADKVQAVLA; this is translated from the coding sequence ATGAATCTTCACGAATATCAAGGAAAAGAAATTTTAGCGAGCTACGGTGTTACCATACAACGAGGTAAAATCGCAACAACTCCAGAGGAAGCTGTACAAGCTGCCAAAGAATTGACTGAAGAGACCGGAACCGGATGGCACGTTATCAAAGCACAGGTTCACGCAGGTGGACGTGGTAAAGGTGGTGGTGTAAAACTTGCCAAAAGCCTTGACGATGTGAAGAAGATCTCTGGCGAAATCATAGGAATGGATCTTGTAACGCCGCAAACTTCAGCCGAAGGAAAGCGCGTACACCAAGTTCTTATAGCAGAGGATGTATACGAACCGGGTGAAGTAGAAGTAGAGGAGTTTTATATGTCCGTACTTCTAGATAGAGCACAAGGCAAAAATATGATCATGTATTCCACAGAAGGTGGAATGGATATAGAGACCGTTGCAGAGGAGACTCCGCATTTGATTTTTACTGAAGTGATAGATCCAGCTCACGGATTGCAGGGTTTCCAAGCGAGACGTATCGCTTTTAACTTAGGCTTGAGCGGCAAGGCATTTAAAGAAATGACCAAATTCGTTTCAAAACTCTACAATGCTTACGTAGGATCTGATTCGGCACTTTTTGAAATTAACCCAGTATTGAAAGCAAGCGATGAGAGAATCATCGCGGTGGATTGTAAAATCACTTTGGACGAGAATGCGTTGTTCCGTCATAAGGATTTGGAAGCGATGAGAGACATCCGTGAAGAAAACCCAACTGAGGTGGAAGCTCGTGAAGTTAGATTGAATTACGTAGACCTTGATGGTAACGTAGGTTGTATGGTTAATGGTGCTGGGCTTGCTATGGCAACTATGGACTTGATTAAACAATCTGGTGGAGAACCAGCTAACTTCCTAGATGTAGGTGGTACCGCAGATGCCAAAAGAGTAGAAGAGGCCTTTAAAATCATCTTGAAAGACAAAGGCGTGAAAGCTATTTTGGTAAATATTTTTGGTGGTATCGTACGTTGTGACCGTGTCGCACAAGGAATCATCGATGCTAAGAAAAGCATGGGTGATGCGATGAATGTACCATTGATCGTTAGACTACAGGGAACCAATGCAGAAATTGCAAAAGAACTGATTGACAACTCTGGAATGGATGTACAAAGCGCCATCGAGTTCAAAGAAGCAGCAGATAAAGTACAGGCTGTACTTGCATAA
- the aroB gene encoding 3-dehydroquinate synthase — MTSIINETYAIHFGEECYEQLNSYVAQKLPSIIFVLVDENTMQHCYARFIARLETIAPIEVIEIEAGEEFKNIDTCTGVWSALIELGCDRNSLFISLGGGVVTDLGGFVACTIKRGIDFIHVPTSLLAMVDASVGGKNGVDLGNLKNQIGVIQPPAMTLVDPDFLETLPQNQLRNGSFEMFKHGLIADRIYWENMLAIDFDFSDDTFESLIYQSIIIKNDVVQSDPYEKDARKSLNYGHTVGHAIESFCMASENHEDVLHGEAIAAGMMIESYLSVLNTDLSQADFNQIESFYKKLELKLSFTDKDVDQIIGLMAHDKKNVNGEVRFVLLNSIGQYQTDCVVNLDEIRNGFKLYLK, encoded by the coding sequence ATGACCTCCATAATAAATGAGACGTATGCCATACATTTTGGCGAAGAGTGTTATGAGCAACTAAATAGCTATGTTGCTCAAAAACTGCCGAGTATCATATTTGTACTGGTTGATGAGAATACCATGCAACATTGTTATGCTAGGTTTATCGCGAGACTGGAAACAATCGCGCCTATTGAGGTGATAGAAATTGAAGCTGGCGAAGAGTTTAAAAATATAGATACCTGTACTGGTGTGTGGAGCGCGCTTATTGAATTAGGTTGCGATCGCAATAGCCTTTTTATAAGTTTAGGTGGTGGCGTGGTCACTGATCTAGGCGGTTTTGTAGCCTGCACTATTAAGAGAGGTATTGACTTTATACACGTGCCTACTAGTTTACTGGCAATGGTAGATGCATCAGTTGGCGGTAAAAACGGCGTGGATCTAGGGAATTTAAAAAATCAGATAGGTGTGATTCAGCCGCCAGCGATGACATTGGTTGATCCAGACTTCTTAGAAACATTACCTCAAAATCAATTGCGCAACGGTAGTTTTGAAATGTTCAAACATGGATTGATTGCAGATCGTATCTATTGGGAAAATATGCTGGCCATTGACTTTGATTTTAGCGATGATACTTTTGAATCCTTGATTTACCAATCCATTATTATAAAGAATGATGTGGTACAAAGCGATCCCTATGAAAAGGATGCCCGCAAATCTCTTAACTACGGTCATACTGTTGGTCACGCGATAGAATCTTTCTGTATGGCGAGCGAAAATCATGAGGATGTACTTCACGGTGAAGCCATTGCCGCAGGTATGATGATAGAATCCTATTTAAGTGTCTTAAATACAGATTTGTCACAAGCAGATTTCAATCAGATTGAGTCTTTTTATAAAAAGTTGGAACTCAAACTTTCTTTTACTGATAAAGACGTGGATCAGATCATAGGCTTGATGGCTCATGACAAAAAGAATGTCAATGGTGAGGTACGATTTGTATTGCTCAATTCTATAGGTCAATATCAAACCGATTGTGTAGTCAACCTGGATGAAATACGTAATGGATTTAAATTGTATCTCAAATAA
- a CDS encoding proline dehydrogenase family protein yields the protein MNKQFFEDTKTAFALKSDSDLKKSRFIFSMMGQQWLVNLGSKATMIGLKMGLPIKGLIRNTIFDQFCGGTTEDECMPEVERMYEKGVSSILDYSVEGKENEADFDNVVGKKLTLIHAAAINQALPFEVVKPTGLGRFYIWQKVSEGVELSAPEKLEWERIVNRVDLLCKTAVDSEVMLLFDGEESWMQDAADALIRDMMQSYNKEKAYIYNTVQCYRWDRLQYIENLYQNAKANNFIAGAKIVRGAYMEKERDRAAEMNYPSPICKDKAATDDMFNDVMNFILDHLDTIKLCLGTHNEESTMDTIEFMKEKGIDPKSGDVWFGQLYGMSDNLTFNLAKEDYNVFKILPFGPIKDVMPYLIRRAQENTSVAGQVGRELNLINKEIERRDI from the coding sequence ATGAACAAGCAATTTTTTGAGGATACAAAGACGGCTTTTGCCCTTAAGTCTGATTCAGATTTGAAGAAGTCACGGTTTATTTTTTCAATGATGGGACAGCAATGGCTGGTCAATCTAGGTTCTAAGGCGACCATGATAGGTTTGAAAATGGGCTTGCCTATCAAAGGCTTGATCAGGAATACCATTTTTGATCAGTTTTGCGGTGGTACGACGGAAGATGAGTGCATGCCAGAGGTTGAGAGAATGTATGAGAAAGGCGTGAGTTCTATCCTGGATTACTCTGTTGAAGGAAAAGAAAATGAAGCCGATTTTGATAACGTCGTAGGTAAGAAGCTGACTTTGATCCATGCAGCAGCTATTAATCAGGCATTACCATTTGAAGTGGTTAAACCAACAGGATTGGGAAGGTTTTACATTTGGCAAAAAGTGTCTGAAGGTGTAGAACTTTCCGCCCCAGAAAAATTGGAATGGGAACGCATCGTTAATAGGGTTGATTTGTTGTGTAAAACGGCAGTTGATAGTGAAGTAATGCTACTTTTTGACGGTGAGGAAAGCTGGATGCAGGATGCTGCTGATGCTCTGATTAGAGATATGATGCAGAGTTACAACAAAGAAAAAGCTTACATCTACAACACGGTGCAATGCTACCGCTGGGATCGATTACAGTACATTGAGAATTTATATCAAAACGCTAAGGCCAATAATTTTATTGCTGGTGCCAAAATTGTACGTGGTGCCTACATGGAAAAAGAACGCGATAGAGCAGCAGAAATGAATTATCCTTCACCAATTTGTAAAGATAAAGCCGCCACTGACGACATGTTCAACGATGTCATGAACTTTATTCTGGATCATCTAGATACTATTAAATTGTGTTTAGGAACACATAATGAGGAAAGTACGATGGATACTATTGAGTTCATGAAAGAAAAAGGAATTGATCCAAAAAGTGGTGATGTGTGGTTTGGTCAATTATATGGAATGAGTGATAATCTAACGTTCAATCTGGCAAAAGAAGATTATAATGTCTTCAAAATATTACCCTTTGGACCTATAAAAGATGTGATGCCTTACCTAATTAGGAGAGCACAAGAGAATACTTCTGTAGCTGGGCAGGTCGGCCGTGAATTAAATTTGATCAATAAAGAAATCGAGCGTCGCGATATTTAA
- a CDS encoding DUF4258 domain-containing protein, translated as MNFIKRLGFYMGGFAIGLVFLVFFLSGKRAQCNWFPGDRVIADINKKNSVRFSPEFRELLSNREIDTTSVIMILKYGDVDFSKSNTDTIPCNRYYINGRKELAKTALIVTNCDRFVRVEELVIETN; from the coding sequence ATGAATTTTATTAAACGTCTAGGTTTCTACATGGGCGGTTTTGCCATAGGGCTCGTTTTTCTAGTGTTTTTTTTAAGCGGTAAACGCGCTCAATGTAATTGGTTTCCGGGAGATCGTGTCATAGCTGATATCAATAAAAAAAACTCGGTACGATTTTCTCCAGAGTTTAGAGAGCTGCTTTCCAATCGTGAGATAGATACGACCAGCGTTATAATGATTCTTAAATATGGAGACGTTGATTTCTCAAAATCAAATACAGATACAATTCCGTGCAATCGATACTATATTAATGGTCGTAAAGAACTTGCCAAAACTGCTTTGATTGTGACCAACTGCGATCGTTTTGTTCGCGTAGAAGAATTAGTAATAGAAACGAATTAA
- a CDS encoding alanine dehydrogenase, protein MSHVLNPFTKDQLIPQEERLEIQRTKKELFIGIPKEDQHVEKRICLTPDAVAALTAHGHRIIMEKGAGLGSSFIDNEYLEAGAELTSDTKKVFSCPTILKVAPPSLEEIKMIKPQTVLISALQLKTRNKEYFEKLAEKKITALAFEFIQDDEGHYIATAALSEISGVASILIASELLSSGPNRTGQLFGNITGVPPVEVVIMGAGTVGEFAIRTALGLGANVKVFDNSISNLRKVKDNVSQSVFTSTLQPKYLSKALRRCDVVIAALSGKNRAPVVVSQTMVENMKAGSVIIDVSIDMGGCFETSELTTHEKPTFVKFGVTHYCVPNLPSRYSKTASISLSNIFTPYILNIADDGGIEHSIRMDKGLKNGIYMYHGINTNKSVGEWYNLPCSDVNLLIF, encoded by the coding sequence ATGAGTCACGTTCTCAATCCTTTTACTAAAGACCAGTTGATCCCGCAAGAGGAGCGATTGGAGATTCAACGTACTAAAAAAGAGCTTTTTATAGGTATTCCTAAAGAAGATCAACACGTTGAAAAACGCATTTGTTTAACTCCAGATGCCGTTGCGGCACTTACAGCACACGGTCATCGCATCATCATGGAAAAGGGCGCAGGATTAGGAAGTAGCTTTATTGACAATGAATATCTTGAGGCTGGCGCAGAGTTAACCTCAGATACTAAAAAGGTTTTCTCCTGTCCTACTATACTTAAAGTAGCACCACCATCTTTAGAAGAAATAAAAATGATCAAGCCACAAACGGTTCTGATCAGTGCTTTACAACTTAAAACTCGCAACAAGGAATACTTTGAAAAGCTAGCTGAGAAAAAAATTACGGCCTTAGCATTTGAATTTATTCAGGATGATGAGGGACATTATATCGCAACTGCAGCTCTCAGTGAAATTTCTGGAGTAGCCTCCATTTTAATCGCATCAGAATTATTGAGTAGTGGTCCTAACAGAACTGGTCAGCTTTTCGGGAATATAACTGGTGTACCGCCGGTAGAAGTCGTAATAATGGGCGCAGGAACGGTTGGAGAATTTGCGATTCGTACCGCATTAGGTTTAGGTGCAAACGTAAAAGTATTTGACAATTCAATATCCAACTTGAGAAAAGTCAAAGACAATGTAAGTCAATCCGTATTTACCAGTACGTTGCAACCCAAATATCTTTCTAAAGCACTAAGACGTTGTGACGTAGTCATTGCGGCATTATCCGGTAAGAATCGTGCTCCTGTTGTGGTTTCTCAAACAATGGTGGAAAATATGAAAGCTGGTTCTGTAATCATAGATGTGAGTATCGATATGGGTGGTTGTTTTGAAACAAGCGAACTTACCACTCACGAGAAACCAACCTTTGTAAAATTTGGTGTGACTCATTATTGTGTACCCAACTTACCTTCAAGATATTCAAAGACGGCATCCATTTCCTTAAGCAATATTTTTACGCCTTACATTTTAAACATTGCAGATGATGGTGGGATTGAACATTCTATAAGAATGGACAAAGGACTCAAAAACGGAATCTACATGTATCACGGCATAAATACCAATAAATCTGTTGGTGAGTGGTACAACCTACCTTGCAGCGATGTAAATTTGCTCATCTTTTAA
- the tsaE gene encoding tRNA (adenosine(37)-N6)-threonylcarbamoyltransferase complex ATPase subunit type 1 TsaE, whose amino-acid sequence MEYSLEEIDKAAAYVIASAKSDNLLFDAPMGSGKTTLIAAICKQLGVTENISSPTYNIVNQYQGNNYRIYHFDLYRIESIDELHDIGVEEYFDEKSLRLIEWPSLIIPIISDYQHIKIDIIGKDLRSLNVNDVVRR is encoded by the coding sequence ATGGAATATAGTCTAGAAGAAATTGATAAGGCTGCAGCTTACGTTATCGCTTCCGCGAAAAGTGATAACCTATTATTCGATGCACCCATGGGATCTGGAAAGACCACACTAATTGCAGCGATCTGTAAACAACTAGGCGTAACCGAAAATATATCATCTCCTACTTATAATATTGTTAACCAATATCAAGGGAATAATTATAGAATATACCATTTTGACTTATACCGTATTGAATCAATCGATGAATTACACGATATAGGAGTTGAAGAATATTTCGATGAAAAGTCCCTAAGACTTATTGAGTGGCCATCGCTTATAATTCCAATTATTTCTGATTACCAACATATTAAAATAGATATTATTGGGAAAGATTTAAGAAGTCTAAACGTGAATGATGTAGTTCGTCGATAA
- a CDS encoding bifunctional response regulator/alkaline phosphatase family protein gives MTTIKILWVDDEVDLLKPHIIFLTNKGYEVDTRVSGTEAIEAIEEEIYDIILLDENMPGLTGLETLHEIKEKQANLPVIMITKSEEEYIMEEAIGSKIADYLIKPVNPNQILLSLKKNLDHSRLVNAKTTSDYQREFRKIAMDLSMINSYEEWVQMYQRLLFWELELENVDDSGMFEILTAQKTEANQQFCKFIDKNYKDWFEDEEDAPILSHQLFKKRVVPLLKEKEPVLFVVVDNMRYDQFKMFENIVNNTYKKVQEETYCSILPTATQYARNAIFSGLMPADMEKRHPNYWLNDTDDGGKNMHENDFLEAQLKRLGLNITHQYHKITNEQNGRKLAESFKTQKDNDLTVIVYNFVDMLSHSKTEMEVIKDLASTDKSYRSLTVSWFKNSPLLEMIQRGAELGMKLVLTTDHGTINVTTPSKVIGDKNTSLNLRYKTGRSLSYEDKDVLAATDPNTIGLPKINMSSSFIFAKGDLFFAYPNNYNHYVSYYRNTYQHGGVSLEEMLIPFAVFNPR, from the coding sequence ATGACGACGATCAAAATACTATGGGTAGATGATGAAGTGGACCTCTTAAAACCACATATTATATTTCTTACAAATAAGGGGTATGAAGTGGATACAAGAGTATCTGGAACTGAGGCAATAGAGGCTATTGAAGAAGAAATTTATGATATAATTCTACTCGATGAGAATATGCCTGGATTGACTGGACTGGAAACCCTTCACGAAATCAAGGAAAAGCAGGCAAATCTTCCCGTGATTATGATCACTAAGAGTGAGGAAGAATATATCATGGAAGAAGCCATAGGTTCAAAAATCGCAGATTATCTGATCAAGCCTGTCAACCCTAATCAGATTTTGCTATCTCTCAAAAAGAATCTGGACCATTCGAGACTCGTTAATGCAAAAACAACCTCTGATTATCAAAGGGAATTCCGCAAGATTGCCATGGATCTTTCCATGATCAATAGCTATGAGGAATGGGTACAGATGTATCAAAGACTACTTTTTTGGGAATTGGAACTTGAGAATGTAGATGATAGCGGCATGTTTGAAATTCTAACAGCTCAAAAAACAGAAGCCAATCAGCAATTCTGCAAATTCATTGATAAGAATTATAAAGATTGGTTTGAAGATGAAGAGGATGCGCCAATTTTGAGTCATCAGCTTTTCAAAAAAAGAGTGGTTCCTCTATTAAAAGAAAAAGAACCGGTTCTATTTGTAGTGGTAGACAACATGCGATATGATCAATTCAAGATGTTCGAAAACATCGTGAACAACACCTACAAAAAGGTGCAGGAAGAAACGTACTGTTCGATTTTGCCAACAGCTACACAGTATGCTCGTAATGCTATTTTTTCTGGCCTAATGCCAGCAGATATGGAAAAGAGACATCCTAACTACTGGCTTAATGATACAGATGATGGTGGCAAAAACATGCACGAGAATGATTTTCTTGAAGCGCAGCTCAAACGTCTGGGATTAAATATCACACATCAATACCACAAAATTACAAACGAACAGAATGGTCGCAAACTAGCCGAGAGCTTTAAAACTCAAAAAGATAATGACTTGACTGTAATTGTCTACAACTTTGTGGATATGCTTTCCCATTCTAAAACAGAAATGGAAGTTATCAAGGACCTTGCGAGTACAGATAAGTCATATCGTTCTCTTACGGTAAGTTGGTTTAAGAATTCGCCATTATTGGAGATGATCCAGCGTGGTGCAGAACTTGGTATGAAACTCGTTCTTACCACGGATCATGGTACCATAAATGTGACCACTCCTAGTAAAGTGATAGGCGATAAAAACACAAGTCTCAATCTGCGATACAAAACCGGCCGCAGTTTGTCTTATGAAGATAAAGATGTTCTGGCAGCCACAGATCCTAATACAATAGGTCTACCTAAGATAAATATGAGCAGTAGTTTCATCTTTGCTAAGGGAGATCTTTTCTTCGCATATCCCAACAACTACAATCATTATGTGAGTTATTATAGAAACACCTATCAACATGGCGGTGTTTCCTTGGAAGAGATGTTAATTCCATTTGCGGTATTCAACCCTAGATAG
- a CDS encoding HD domain-containing protein yields MKQQNKLKILNDPIYGFISVPSNEIFELIEHPYFQRLRRITQMGLSYLVYPGANHTRFHHAIGCMHLMQKAVQVLRSKSVSISDVEEDALYKAILLHDLGHGPFSHALENLIIPGLHHEQISLLFMEDLNDQFNGSLTTAIQIFKGEYDRPFMLELVSSQLDMDRLDYLRRDSFYTGVAEGNINSQRLIAMLNVKNDRLVVEEKALYSVESFLSNRRLMYWQVYLHKTGIGAEHLLQSVFKRIEELIQRGKTVKIPETLQYFLIDKSNIPKVFLPAFARIDDSDVIQLLKINMTADDFVLSELCKMIINRQLLKIKISDKPVSKTRLTKKIEKLKKSYNLSDEEASYFIFNGTISNSAYAKANPILILNKKGTLEELTDATNEQSFEALTKVVTKYYYCYPKIQD; encoded by the coding sequence TTGAAACAGCAGAACAAACTTAAAATATTAAACGATCCTATCTATGGATTTATTTCCGTCCCCAGCAACGAGATATTTGAGTTAATAGAACATCCTTACTTTCAAAGGTTGCGTCGCATCACCCAGATGGGATTGAGTTATTTAGTCTATCCAGGTGCAAATCACACTAGATTTCATCACGCGATTGGTTGCATGCATCTCATGCAAAAAGCTGTTCAAGTCCTTAGATCAAAGTCGGTTAGCATTAGTGATGTTGAAGAAGATGCTCTTTATAAAGCGATTTTATTACATGATTTAGGGCATGGACCATTTTCTCACGCACTGGAAAATTTGATCATTCCAGGACTACATCACGAGCAAATTTCATTGCTTTTCATGGAGGATTTGAACGACCAGTTTAACGGAAGTTTAACCACAGCCATTCAAATATTCAAAGGAGAATACGACCGGCCGTTTATGCTTGAGTTAGTTTCTAGCCAATTGGATATGGATCGTCTGGATTACTTGAGAAGAGACAGTTTTTACACCGGCGTTGCAGAAGGTAACATCAATAGCCAGCGGCTTATTGCCATGCTCAATGTTAAGAACGACCGGCTAGTGGTAGAAGAAAAGGCACTATACAGTGTGGAAAGCTTCTTATCGAATCGCCGTTTGATGTATTGGCAAGTTTATTTACATAAAACGGGAATAGGAGCAGAGCATCTACTGCAGAGTGTTTTCAAGCGCATCGAGGAGTTAATTCAACGTGGTAAGACTGTAAAAATTCCTGAAACCCTTCAGTATTTTTTGATTGACAAGAGCAATATCCCAAAGGTTTTTTTACCTGCATTTGCTAGGATTGACGACAGCGATGTAATACAGCTTTTAAAAATCAATATGACAGCAGACGATTTTGTTCTGAGTGAGCTCTGCAAAATGATTATTAATAGACAATTATTGAAAATCAAAATCTCTGACAAACCTGTATCTAAAACCAGACTGACAAAGAAGATCGAAAAACTGAAAAAGTCCTATAATCTTTCTGATGAAGAAGCATCCTATTTTATTTTCAATGGGACTATTAGTAATTCCGCTTACGCGAAAGCGAATCCTATTTTAATATTGAACAAAAAAGGGACGTTGGAAGAATTGACAGACGCCACAAACGAGCAAAGTTTTGAAGCACTAACCAAAGTTGTTACTAAATATTACTATTGCTATCCTAAGATTCAAGATTGA
- the lpxD gene encoding UDP-3-O-(3-hydroxymyristoyl)glucosamine N-acyltransferase translates to MKFKVQQIADILEGTVVGDPNIEVNKLSKIEEGSTGSLSFLSNPKYTSYLYSTKASAVIVNENFVAENEVSSTLIKVKDSYKAFSKLLEFYQAAKLNKNGVEQPSFIHDSVNYKDDLYLGAFSYVAENVKIGNNVKIFSNVHISENVTIGDNCVIYSGAKIMSESVIGNHVIINSGCVIGADGFGFSPNDDGSYSKVPQIGNVIIEDYVDIGALTTIDRATLGSTIIRKGVKLDNQIQVAHNVEIGENTVIASQTGIAGSTKIGKNCRIGGQVGVAGHLTIGDNVGIQAQSGIGRNIKSNSNIQGSPAFDYGDWNRSYVNFKNLPKIEKRITQLEKNHA, encoded by the coding sequence ATGAAATTTAAAGTGCAACAGATTGCAGATATTTTAGAGGGAACCGTGGTGGGCGATCCCAATATTGAAGTCAACAAACTGTCTAAAATTGAAGAAGGATCAACAGGCAGTCTTAGTTTTTTATCAAATCCTAAGTATACTTCCTATTTGTACTCCACAAAGGCTTCTGCAGTTATTGTAAATGAAAATTTTGTTGCAGAAAACGAGGTGTCATCGACACTTATCAAGGTGAAAGATTCTTATAAAGCATTCTCTAAATTGCTTGAATTCTATCAAGCTGCAAAACTTAATAAGAATGGTGTCGAACAACCTAGTTTTATTCATGACAGCGTCAATTATAAAGACGATTTATATTTAGGTGCATTTAGTTATGTTGCAGAAAATGTAAAAATTGGAAATAACGTCAAGATATTTTCTAACGTTCATATTTCTGAGAATGTCACGATTGGTGATAATTGCGTGATTTATTCTGGTGCTAAGATTATGTCAGAATCTGTAATTGGCAATCATGTGATTATCAATTCTGGTTGTGTCATAGGTGCAGATGGTTTTGGCTTTTCACCCAATGATGATGGTAGTTATTCTAAAGTTCCGCAAATAGGAAATGTAATTATAGAAGACTACGTAGATATAGGTGCTTTAACAACAATCGATAGAGCCACATTAGGAAGTACGATAATTAGAAAAGGAGTGAAGCTTGACAATCAGATTCAAGTCGCTCACAATGTAGAAATAGGAGAAAATACAGTTATCGCCTCGCAAACTGGAATTGCAGGTAGTACAAAAATAGGTAAGAATTGTAGGATTGGTGGTCAGGTTGGTGTAGCGGGACATCTTACAATAGGTGATAATGTTGGAATACAAGCGCAATCAGGAATTGGACGAAATATTAAATCCAACTCTAATATTCAAGGTTCTCCAGCATTTGATTATGGCGATTGGAATAGATCTTATGTGAATTTCAAAAACCTTCCGAAAATTGAAAAAAGAATAACACAGTTAGAGAAAAATCACGCATAA